The following are from one region of the Silene latifolia isolate original U9 population chromosome 9, ASM4854445v1, whole genome shotgun sequence genome:
- the LOC141602156 gene encoding uncharacterized protein LOC141602156 has protein sequence MSEERLVGIETRIEDLAGNMDTLLNAVHVVMERFPIHDPRRQPPPFRGRGRRRGIAMGVGRRQPHHDPHEEAISESDDSRMEEGIYDARDKDVKVDIPDFHGEDLLDWLRKAFKVAILKLKGYASLWYESMKHQRIRDGKEPVRSWLKLKKKLKEKFIAKDYTQDIFIKLTQLKQEQLSVEAYLRNFEQLTLQCEVTEKPEQKIARSTFKPYTGVKITETPKPATQPTTDKGKAPMYPKTNPPLSRDKIKCFQCQGFGYFKKDCPSNRALTAMEIQEWERQGLVEYEEDETLVQGEMEAEEETDQGKVVAHPDTGHSLVLWRVMHSQPAPLEANQRSMIFRSRWTVQERVCNLIIDGGSCTNVASTIMVSKLSLLTQEHPSPYKLRWLNKGSEVRVHKQCIVPFSIGKVYKDEVLCDVVHMDTYHLLLGRPWEFDRNTTHQGKENVYSFKHNGKKVTLTPLPPNQRGYGSPNMPEEVNGVLFLSEAAMIKEIKQEQPVLFLLSREINTEESTGVPAEVQPLIQKYKEVFPAELPSGLPPLRGIEHRIDLVPGSVLPNRPAYKCDLTATKELQHQIEELMTKGFVRESLSPCAVPALLVPNKDGTWRMCTNSRAINNITVKYKFHILRLDDMLDELSGAQIFSKIDIRQGYHQVRIREGDEWKTAFKTKHGLYEWLVMPFGRGISVDQEKIKAMQTWPVLQTIIEVRGFHGLASFYIRFIKNFSSIVAPITECMRKGYFHWTEAAQQSFEKIKKLMCETPILKLPDYKHLFEVECDASGVGIGAILIQGQRPVAYFSEKLNGAKLKYSTYDKEFYAIIRALTH, from the exons atgagtgaagagagacttgtTGGTATTGAGACCAGAATAGAGGATCTAGCAGGAAATATGGATACTTTGCTCAATGCTGTCCATGTTGTCATGGAGAGATTTCCAATCCATGACCCAAGGAGGCAACCACCACCTTTCAGAGGAAGAGGAAGGAGGAGAGGGATTGCAATGGGAGTAGGAAGGAGACAACCACATCATGATCCTCATGAGGAAGCCATCTCTGAATCAGATGACTCAAGAATGGAGGAAGGAATCTATGATGCCAGAGACAAAGATGTAAAGGTAGAcattcctgatttccatggtgAGGATTTACTAGACTGGCTTAG aaaagcttttaaagttgctaTTTTAAAACTCAAGGGctatgcatctctttggtatgagagtatgaaacaccaaaggattagaGATGGAAAGGAACCAGTCAGGTCTTGgcttaagttgaaaaagaaacTAAAAGAGAAATTCATAGCCAAAGACTATACCCAGGATATTTTTATTAAACTGACTCAGTTGAAACAAGAGCAGTTATCTGTTGAGGCTTACCTTAGGAACTTTGAACAGCTAACCCTGCAATGTGAGGTTACTGAGAAACCTGagcaaaagattgctag ATCAACATTCAAACCTTATACTGGTGTCAAAATCACTGAGACACCTAAACCAGCTACCCAACCCACAACAGACAAAGGGAAAGCACCCATGTATCCTAAAACCAACCCACCTTTGTCCAGGGATAAGATCAAATGCTTTCAATGCCAAGGCTTTGGCTATTTTaagaaggactgtccttctaacAGAGCTCTTACTGCTATGGAGATTCAAGAGTGGGAAAGGCAAGGTCTAGTTGagtatgaggaagatgagacATTGGTCCAAGGAGAAATGGAAGCTGAAGAGGAAACTGATCAAGGAAAAGTTGTGGCCCACCCTGACACAGGGCACAGTTTGGTCCTATGGAGGGTTATGCACTCTCAACCAGCTCCTCTAGAAGCTAATCAGAGATCCATGATATTCAGAAGTAGGTGGACTGTACAAGAGAGGGTGTGTAATTTGATCATTGATGGAGGTAGCTGTACAAATGTAGCTTCCACCATTATGGTTAGCAAGCTGAGTTTGCTTACCCAGGAGCACCCCAGTCCATACAAGCTAAGATGGTTAAACAAGGGATCTGAAGTAAGAGTTCACAAGCAGTGCATTGTTCCCTTTTCAATTGGGAAGGTGTACAAGGATGAAGTGTTGTGTGATGTGGTCCATATGGATACCTACCATCTACTGTTAGGAAGGCCGTGGGAGTTtgacaggaataccactcaccagGGAAAGGAAAATGTCTATAGCTTCAAGCACAATGGCAAGAAAGTCACCCTGACTCCCTTGCCACCAAACCAAAGAGGATATGGAAGTCCTAACATGCCTGAGGAAGTCAATGGAGTGTTGTTTCTATCTGAGGCAGCTATGATCAAAGAGATAAAGCAAGAACAACCTGTGTTGTTTCTTCTATCAAGGGAAATCAACACTGAGGAGAGTACTGGTGTGCCTGCAGAGGTTCAACCTCTGATTCAGAAATACAAGGAGGTTTTTCCAGCTGAGTTGCCTAGTGGTTTGCCACCCCTGAGAGGAATTGAGCATCGCATAGATCTTGTACCTGGTTCCGTGCTCCCTAACAGACCAGCTTACAAATGTGATCTCACAGCAACCAAGGAACTACAACATCAGATTGAAGAATTAATGACAAAGGGATTTGTGAGGGAATCATTGAGTCCATGTGCAGTGCCTGCTTTACTGGTACCTAATAAAGATGGGACTTGGAGAATGTGTACTAATAGCAGGGCCATAAACAACATTACAGTCAAGTACAAGTTCCATATTCTAAGGTTAGATGACATGTTGGATGAGCTCAGTGGGGCTCAGATATTTTCAAAGATAGATATCAGGCAAGGATATCACCAGGTGAGGATAAGGGAAGGTGATGAATGGAAAACAGCTTTCAAAACCAAACATGGTctgtatgaatggcttgtcatgccatttg GAAGAGGAATATCAGTTGACCAGGAGAAGATTAAGGCTATGCAAACATGGCCAGTCctacaaacaatcatagaagtaAGAGGATTTCATGGTCTAGCATCTTTTTACATAAGGTTCATTAAGAATTTCAGCTCAATTGTTGCACCAATCACTGAGTGCATGAGAAAAGGGTATTTCCATTGGACTGAAGCTGCTCAGCAGTCCTTTGAGAAAATCAAGAAGTTAATGTGTGAAACTCCTATTCTAAAGCTGCCTGACTATAAACATTTGTTTGaggtagagtgtgatgccagtggagttGGAATAGGAGCTATCCTAATCCAAGGCCAGAGACCTGTGGCCTATTTCAGTGAGAAGTTAAATGGAGCCAAGCtgaaatattcaacttatgacaaGGAGTTCTATGCAATCATAAGAGCTCTTACACATTGA